A window from Branchiostoma lanceolatum isolate klBraLanc5 chromosome 9, klBraLanc5.hap2, whole genome shotgun sequence encodes these proteins:
- the LOC136441520 gene encoding uncharacterized protein — MAANTKENLRISWFLCYFLIFLTFQRTTVRGEMQCVKTGPCSCEMADGSGGIDLITLAEVGEPMVYDEQGRDLNFYSFNPCLPFEEPNGIDVCANVAVCMYREVDEVDTYYNCGEHLYSDFVYNNETGYFDLVYTGGYELGDVRHTIIHLVCGLIFDLDIQGYQEETRTVVMTMATPCACVTGCEGFKDLSAGSVLLIIFTVSLGFYFAAGAFYLHTVREKQGCDMIPHRHMWTELFSLIRDGCCFVLGPCRGDNPDVMYSQYERPSEYERPEYDGPV, encoded by the exons atggccgccaacACGAAGGAAAATTTGCGAATTTCGTGGTTTTTATGCTATTTCTTGATATTCCTTACGTTCCAGAGGACGACAGTTCGTGGAGAGATGCAGTGTGTGAAGACGGGTCCATGTAGCTGTGAGATGGCGGACGGGTCCGGCGGGATAGACCTCATAACCCTGGCGGAGGTCGGGGAACCCATGGTGTACGATGAACAGGGCAG agACTTGAACTTTTACTCCTTCAACCCGTGTCTGCCGTTTGAGGAGCCAAACGGGATCGATGTCTGTGCGAACGTGGCAGTGTGCATGTACAGAGAGGTGGACGAGGTGGACACTTACTACAACTGTGGGGAACACCTGTACTCAGACTTTGTCTACAACAATGAGACCGGATACTTCGATCTCGTCTATACGG GTGGATATGAACTTGGAGACGTACGTCACACCATCATCCATCTCGTGTGCGGCCTTATCTTTGACCTTGACATCCAAGGTTACCAGGAGGAGACCAGGACTGTCGTCATGACGATGGCGACGCCCTGTGCCTGTGTGACAGGTTGTGAAGGGTTCAAAGATCTGAGTGCTGGATCCGTACTGCTCATCATATTCACTGTCTCCCTCGGGTTTTACTTCGCTGCAG GTGCATTTTACCTGCACACCGTGAGAGAGAAGCAAGGCTGCGACATGATCCCACACCGCCACATGTGGACCGAGCTCTTCAGCCTCATCAGGGACGGATGCTGCTTTGTTCTGGGGCCTTGTCGGGGAGACAATCCCGACGTGATGTACTCTCAGTACGAGAGACCCTCAGAGTACGAGAGACCAGAGTACGATGGACCTGTGTAA